A genomic window from Thermoanaerobaculales bacterium includes:
- a CDS encoding winged helix-turn-helix domain-containing protein, with amino-acid sequence MGTEAANRVDESAAAPRPRPAAFRIGDWRIDPELNRVSRNGQAGQLEPKIMDVLVRLASEPGEVVSKQQLLDSVWNTDFVTEGVLSRAIAELRSQLGDDARNPTYIATIPRRGYRLIAETAPLPDGPIEAAPAPTPEVAFHRRPRTRATAITAVVAIAALAVGIAALGGGRLAKRVTNLASPAAPPRLIVLPFDNYGPQERTAFALGITDEITSQLAMVPRLRVISRTTAVTYGRRAETVQQVAADLDVDYILEGSVRWETRPDGSELVRITPQLIRAADDAHVWSASFDRSPSELLAVQSEIGRIIVDQLDLTLPETADAATATGLDAAAYQAFLDGRAHLYSDEAEDYRTAIASLERAVELDPGFVRAWALLSEANGLMVHFAFDASPERIDRARQALEHALELGPDRPECHRARGFYLYRCQRDFTGALAALEQARQSLPNDSDVLAGIAYIKRRLGDWEGSLATHRLALELDPWNPSLTWNLASSLIYLRSYAEAEEVLGRVIAIAPGMRTPHFLQVTTRVLRDGSTERARHALDEVPGPRDERWTMAAWGLEVFDGNYRRALDLVESSQAARWNGVPTALLACVSHRALQLDRAAGQSCGEAVRLLRRDLEEQPRSPSVLAMLADATALAGDPAAAAGHAQLAREVGAGDAVLAVDLAVDLAHAEMLGGRLDAALDQLEAALQAPALISAAVLRNSAEWAPLRDHPRFQRILDTTPGTARQPV; translated from the coding sequence ATGGGCACCGAGGCGGCCAACAGAGTCGATGAATCGGCGGCGGCGCCGCGCCCGCGCCCGGCGGCGTTTCGGATCGGCGACTGGCGGATCGACCCTGAGCTGAACCGGGTCTCGCGCAACGGCCAGGCCGGCCAGCTCGAGCCCAAGATCATGGACGTCCTGGTCAGGCTCGCGTCGGAGCCGGGCGAGGTGGTGTCCAAGCAGCAGCTCCTCGACTCGGTCTGGAACACCGACTTCGTGACCGAGGGGGTGCTCAGCAGGGCGATCGCCGAGCTCCGCTCGCAGCTCGGCGACGACGCCCGCAACCCGACCTACATCGCCACCATCCCGAGGCGAGGCTACCGGCTGATCGCCGAGACCGCTCCCCTGCCGGATGGGCCGATCGAAGCCGCGCCGGCGCCGACTCCCGAGGTCGCCTTTCACCGCCGGCCACGCACGCGCGCGACGGCCATCACGGCCGTGGTGGCGATCGCGGCGCTCGCCGTCGGCATCGCCGCCCTCGGCGGCGGACGGCTCGCGAAGCGGGTCACGAACCTCGCGAGCCCGGCCGCGCCGCCGCGGCTGATCGTGTTGCCGTTCGACAACTACGGGCCGCAGGAGCGGACCGCCTTCGCCCTCGGCATCACCGACGAGATCACGTCCCAGCTCGCGATGGTGCCTCGCCTGCGCGTCATCTCGCGCACGACCGCCGTCACCTACGGACGGCGCGCCGAGACCGTTCAGCAGGTCGCAGCAGACCTCGATGTCGACTACATCCTCGAGGGCAGCGTCCGCTGGGAGACCCGCCCCGACGGCAGCGAGCTGGTGCGCATCACTCCCCAGCTCATCCGCGCCGCGGACGACGCCCACGTCTGGAGCGCGAGCTTCGACCGCAGCCCGTCCGAGCTGCTCGCGGTCCAGAGCGAGATCGGCCGCATCATCGTCGATCAGCTCGATCTCACCCTCCCGGAGACGGCCGACGCGGCCACGGCCACCGGCCTCGACGCGGCGGCCTACCAGGCGTTTCTCGACGGGCGCGCCCACCTCTACTCGGACGAGGCGGAGGACTATCGGACCGCCATCGCCAGCCTCGAGAGGGCGGTCGAGCTCGATCCCGGTTTCGTTCGCGCCTGGGCCCTGCTCTCCGAGGCGAACGGGCTGATGGTCCACTTCGCCTTCGACGCCTCGCCGGAGCGGATCGACCGGGCACGCCAGGCCCTCGAGCACGCGCTCGAGCTCGGCCCGGACCGGCCCGAGTGCCACCGCGCGAGGGGGTTCTACCTCTACCGGTGCCAGCGCGACTTCACGGGCGCGCTGGCCGCGCTCGAGCAGGCACGGCAGTCGCTTCCCAACGACAGCGACGTGCTCGCCGGCATCGCCTACATCAAGCGGCGGCTCGGCGACTGGGAGGGTTCGCTCGCCACCCACCGGCTGGCCCTCGAGCTCGACCCCTGGAACCCGTCGCTCACCTGGAACCTGGCCTCGAGCCTGATCTACCTGCGATCGTACGCGGAGGCGGAGGAGGTTCTCGGGCGAGTGATTGCCATCGCGCCCGGCATGCGAACCCCCCACTTCCTGCAGGTGACGACCCGCGTGCTGCGCGACGGCTCGACGGAGCGTGCCCGCCACGCGCTGGACGAGGTGCCGGGGCCGCGCGACGAGCGATGGACGATGGCGGCCTGGGGGCTCGAGGTGTTCGACGGCAACTACCGGCGGGCGCTCGATCTCGTCGAGTCGAGCCAGGCGGCGCGCTGGAATGGCGTCCCGACCGCTCTGCTCGCCTGCGTCAGCCACCGCGCCCTCCAGCTCGACCGCGCGGCCGGGCAAAGCTGCGGCGAGGCCGTCCGCCTCCTCCGGCGCGACCTCGAGGAGCAGCCCCGCAGCCCCTCCGTGCTCGCGATGCTCGCCGACGCGACCGCGCTGGCGGGCGATCCGGCCGCCGCCGCCGGCCACGCGCAGCTCGCCCGCGAGGTCGGCGCCGGGGACGCGGTGCTGGCTGTCGATCTCGCCGTCGATCTGGCGCACGCCGAGATGCTCGGCGGCAGGCTCGACGCCGCGCTCGACCAGCTCGAGGCCGCGCTGCAGGCGCCGGCGCTGATCTCGGCTGCGGTGCTGCGAAACAGCGCCGAGTGGGCCCCCCTGCGCGACCACCCGCGCTTTCAGCGGATCCTCGACACCACGCCGGGAACCGCTCGGCAACCCGTCTAG
- the asnB gene encoding asparagine synthase (glutamine-hydrolyzing), which yields MCGIAGIVGSAPDPAVIERMVDRLRHRGPDDRGVWRSDDAHLGHARLAILDLSAAGHQPMVRDQLVITYNGEVYNFRELRRRLPGPFRSDCDTEVVLAAYAEEGDRCLHRLRGMFAFAVWDARRHRLFAARDRLGIKPLFYRALPGGLAFASEIKALLELGRPPVDESALRDYLTYRYIPAPKTVFAGIRELPPGHTLVWQGGGALEVARWWEPSAEVTVTDMGEAVERLGRLLEIAVPMHTLADVPVGVFLSGGIDSTTIAAFVDRPRTFTLGSRIGHRDEAPVARRVAAHFGAEHHELLAESVDLDLALDTQPRLYDQPFGDSGSWATFLVSRLAREHVTVALCGEGGDELFCGYQWYRRWTEPPPPTVARALAGALPTFSALGRSLQRRVAAGLERYAAFLSPFTVEQKRALIGPRLEQEGYDDLWFFRRHWREELPPLKRLQWADLHTYLAGDLLARVDRASMAHSLELRPPLLDHELVELGLALDGPLLLDPATGTGKLVVRRLMAGRVPAGLFNRPKRGFNLPIRRWVARRPRLLSAALDRLAEAGIIRRPRALSFTGEQTWALLSLDRWVTSG from the coding sequence ATGTGCGGGATCGCGGGCATCGTCGGCAGCGCGCCGGACCCGGCGGTCATCGAGCGCATGGTCGACCGCCTCCGCCACCGCGGTCCTGACGACCGCGGCGTGTGGCGTTCCGACGATGCCCATCTGGGCCACGCCAGGCTCGCGATCCTCGACCTGTCCGCGGCCGGCCACCAGCCGATGGTCCGCGACCAGCTCGTGATCACCTACAACGGCGAGGTCTACAACTTCCGCGAGCTGCGCCGCCGGCTGCCGGGTCCCTTCCGCTCGGACTGCGACACCGAGGTCGTGCTCGCGGCCTACGCCGAGGAGGGCGACCGCTGCCTGCACCGGCTGCGAGGGATGTTCGCTTTCGCGGTGTGGGACGCCCGCCGCCACCGGCTGTTCGCGGCCCGCGACCGGCTCGGCATCAAGCCGCTTTTCTACCGGGCGCTCCCCGGCGGCCTCGCCTTCGCCTCCGAGATCAAGGCGCTGCTCGAGCTCGGCCGGCCGCCGGTCGACGAGAGCGCGTTGCGCGACTACCTGACCTACCGCTACATCCCGGCGCCCAAGACGGTCTTCGCGGGCATCCGCGAGCTCCCGCCCGGCCACACCCTGGTCTGGCAGGGTGGGGGGGCGCTCGAGGTCGCCCGCTGGTGGGAGCCGTCGGCCGAGGTCACGGTCACCGACATGGGCGAGGCCGTGGAGCGCCTCGGCCGGCTGCTCGAGATCGCGGTGCCGATGCACACCCTGGCCGACGTGCCGGTCGGTGTCTTCCTGTCCGGCGGCATCGACTCGACCACCATCGCGGCCTTCGTGGACCGCCCGCGCACCTTCACCCTGGGCAGCCGGATCGGCCATCGCGACGAGGCGCCGGTGGCGCGCCGGGTGGCAGCTCACTTCGGCGCCGAGCACCACGAGCTCCTGGCCGAGTCGGTCGACCTCGACCTCGCGCTCGACACCCAGCCGCGGCTCTATGACCAGCCGTTCGGCGACTCCGGCTCGTGGGCGACCTTCCTGGTGTCGCGGCTGGCGCGCGAGCACGTGACCGTGGCGCTGTGCGGCGAGGGCGGCGACGAGCTGTTCTGCGGCTACCAGTGGTACCGGCGCTGGACGGAGCCGCCGCCGCCGACCGTGGCGCGGGCGCTGGCCGGCGCCCTGCCGACCTTCTCGGCGCTCGGCCGGTCGCTGCAGCGGCGCGTGGCCGCCGGGCTCGAGCGCTACGCCGCCTTCCTGAGCCCGTTCACGGTCGAGCAGAAGCGCGCCCTGATCGGCCCGAGGCTCGAGCAGGAGGGCTACGACGACCTCTGGTTCTTCCGCCGGCACTGGCGGGAGGAGCTGCCGCCGCTCAAGCGGCTGCAGTGGGCCGATCTCCACACCTACCTGGCCGGCGACCTCCTCGCCCGCGTCGACCGCGCGAGCATGGCCCACTCCCTCGAGCTGCGGCCGCCGCTGCTCGACCACGAGCTGGTCGAGCTCGGGCTGGCGCTCGACGGTCCGCTGCTGCTCGACCCTGCCACCGGCACTGGCAAGCTGGTCGTCCGACGGCTGATGGCGGGACGGGTGCCGGCGGGGCTCTTCAACCGGCCCAAGCGGGGCTTCAACCTGCCGATCCGGCGCTGGGTGGCCCGCCGCCCACGACTGCTGAGCGCGGCCCTCGACCGGCTCGCCGAGGCGGGGATCATCCGCCGGCCGCGGGCGCTCTCCTTCACCGGCGAGCAGACGTGGGCGCTGCTCTCGCTGGACCGCTGGGTGACGAGCGGCTAG